From the Candidatus Bathyarchaeum sp. genome, the window TGTAGTTACATACGGACCTGGAGACTCACGACTGGACCACACACCCAATGAACATATCAACATCCAAGAATATCTTGACAGCATTGAAGTCCTCAAAAAAACTCTAGCAAAATTGCCCGAATTAGAAAAGAAGCGCAAGGCAATCAAACGTAAAACAAAATAATTAAGTGAAGAATTGTGACCTAGCATCGACACGTAGGAAGTCGTACTAGGTGCACAGTTACTGCTGTTGCAACTACAAGCAAAATTATTTGAACTACCAATATTGGTACTAAAATAACACCAGAAATTGTAATAGTTATCCACAGAACAGCTATTGCAAACAATTTTGTTTTCATGGGAATCCCTTTTCCCTCGGTGTAGTTTCGGATATATTTTCCAAAGTACTTGTTGTTTAGCATCCAATGAGTCATCCGTTCTGAGCTCCTAAGATAACAAGCCAAAGAAACCAACAAGAAAGGCGTAGTTGGCAAAATAGGAAGAACTACCCCTACAGCACCCAACAGAAGAGTCATTGTTCCAGCTACAAAAAACAAAGAACGTACAAGTTTGTTGTTGCTTGTTTGGTTTTGAGAGTCAAGCGGTTGCTTCATGGCAATAAAAGATTTGATATCACTATTAAAGTTTTACTAATTACAAGAAAAATTTTAAAAAAAATTGCGAATTTCGCAAAAGTGATTATAAATAGAAAGCTGGATCAATTTTTATCAAGCGCATAGACGCAGAAAGGGATAGTTCTTTTACACCAGATATCAGTTCAATTTTTTTCCGAACTTCATTGAGATGCTCTAAACTATGTGCCTTAACAACAGTTAGAATATCATAATCTCCAGTAGTTTGCAATACATGACGGGTTTCAAATAGTTTGCTTATTTTCGCAGTGGCTTCTTCAAACTGTTCAGGATCGATTTTAACCATCAAAATTCCTGTTGCGGGATACCCAATTTTTCGGGGGTCAAGCAAAACAGTGAACTTGCTGATGACTTCAGAGTCGACTAGTTTTTTAACTCGATATCTTACGGTAGCTTCGCTGATGTCTAATTCGTTGGCTATTTCAGTGTAAGAGAGCCGTGCATTTTCTTGAAGCATATTCAAGATTTGTTTATCTTTATCATCCAATTTGAACGCCAACGATACCACTTCCAACTATAATAGCAAAAAAGAATTTATTATTACCGCAAAAGCCAAAATAGGGTAAACCATTTTATTGGGGCAGCATAGTCAAATATTTAGTTAAGAGGCAAACAACAGTGAAAATTGCTTTTCAGGGAGAACTGGGCGCATACAGCGAAATGGCAGTTTACAGCTATTTTGATCCAGACACAGAAGTAAAACCCTGCAAAAGTTTTGATGAAGTTTTTGAAAACGTCAAAACAGGAAACGTAGACTACGGAGTAGTCCCCATCGAAAACTCCATTGAAGGAAGCGTCAACCGAACCTACGACTTATTTTTGGAGTATGACCTTAAAGTTCGAGGGGAAATAATCATCCGAATTAGCCACTGCCTTATTGCAAACAAACAAACCAGCATCAACCAAATCAAAGCAGTATACAGTCACCCCCAAGCCTTAGCCCAGTGCAGAAAATTCTTAGAAGACAATAATCTAAAAGCAATCTCAAACTTTGACACAGCAGGCAGCGTAAAAATGATTAAAGAAGAACAAATGACCGATTCTGCAGCCATCGCCAGTGAACGAGCAGCCCAAATTTATGACATGTCTATACTCGCCAGAGAAATCGAAGATGTAAAAAACAATTCCACCAGATTCTTTG encodes:
- a CDS encoding YbaN family protein — translated: MKQPLDSQNQTSNNKLVRSLFFVAGTMTLLLGAVGVVLPILPTTPFLLVSLACYLRSSERMTHWMLNNKYFGKYIRNYTEGKGIPMKTKLFAIAVLWITITISGVILVPILVVQIILLVVATAVTVHLVRLPTCRC
- the pheA gene encoding prephenate dehydratase, whose protein sequence is MKIAFQGELGAYSEMAVYSYFDPDTEVKPCKSFDEVFENVKTGNVDYGVVPIENSIEGSVNRTYDLFLEYDLKVRGEIIIRISHCLIANKQTSINQIKAVYSHPQALAQCRKFLEDNNLKAISNFDTAGSVKMIKEEQMTDSAAIASERAAQIYDMSILAREIEDVKNNSTRFFVLDKQDAPYTGEDKTSIIFAAKSIPGALHKVLKEFADRDINLTKIESRPTKHTPWEYHFYLDFEGHRTETKCQQALESIKDKTVFVKILGSYKTAKKSNNKL
- a CDS encoding Lrp/AsnC family transcriptional regulator, with amino-acid sequence MDDKDKQILNMLQENARLSYTEIANELDISEATVRYRVKKLVDSEVISKFTVLLDPRKIGYPATGILMVKIDPEQFEEATAKISKLFETRHVLQTTGDYDILTVVKAHSLEHLNEVRKKIELISGVKELSLSASMRLIKIDPAFYL